The sequence below is a genomic window from Methylotuvimicrobium sp. KM2.
GCTGCCGGAATTTGCCCTGATGCCGCAAGAATACCTAATGCGATTGCCAGATCGAAACGCCCGCCTTCCTTCGGTAAATCGGCCGGAGCTAGATTGATCGTGACGCGCTGCATCGGAAATTCGAAATATGAATTGATTATCGCACCGCGCACACGGTCTCGGCTTTCCTTGACCGCCGTTTCGGGTAAACCGACGATATTGAGCGCGGGTAGTCCGCTCGTAACATGGACTTCCACAGTCACCAAGGGCGCATCGATTCCGGAACGGCCGCGGCTATAGGCTACGGCTAATGTCATAAATAATTTGAGGAAAATAAAGCCGAATTTTTAGCGAAAAACCGACTTGAAAGAGTAGCGATTAATCCTAAATTCGGTTGTTCAACCATGAAGCGCATGAAGCATTTCAAGAGATTACCTAAACATTGCAGCTAACCTCTCGGGTGAGCGAAAAATTGTACACAAACGAATAACAAGTTATTGAATTAGCTTCTTATTCTTCATGATCTTCATGGTGAAATGCTGTTTCTAGGTTAATTATCCATTAGCTTGATCGGATGGGTTTTGATCAAGTTGCTTTTCCAACGCGGCAACGCGAATCTCCAGGTCTTCGAGTTTCGTTCGTGTTTTCGTTAACACGGCTTTTTGTACTTCAAACTCTTCGCGGGTGACCAGGTCCAGTTTGCCGAGAGTGCCTTGTAAAACCGCATGGAAGTTTTTTTCCAGGTCTTCTTTCAAATGGGACAAGCCGGGCGGCATGGCATTCGCCAGGCGGTTAGCGATATCGTCGATGGCTTTGGGGTCGAACATAGTAATACCTCATAAATAAGTGATGACTACTCAGCAAGAGCAATATCATTGATTTGAACACAAATTAAGCAGGATGCAAATTCTTTTGCCGATACTATCGTAAAGAAATGCTAATAAATAACTTATCCCAATGGCAGTCTGAATTCATTATTATGAATAACTAGTATGCTATGCATACCTTTATGCCAATAATTATCACCCTACACGGATAGAATCATTTCGGCTTGTAGTTAAAGTTGCCAGGGCATAAGCATCAGCTAAAAACGGCCAACCCACATCCACTCTTTCTCAAGTTGCTATCAACCATGTAGTCCTTATGCAGCGGAGCGCAATACCGGAATGGCGTGGCTCCAAGCTTCTCAAGCAAAGAGTGGCTGTAAAAATATCGGTGATTACACCATAAAAAATTTATTAACCATCAAAAACATCAATGCGATAAATAAAAAGACTATAAAATCAACAATCTAGTCTTCATGTGACTTCATGCTCTTCATGGTTATTTAGCAATATTGAATACTTTCATAGTCTCCTAGAGCTTAGGAAACAGGGAGCTCTTACTCATTCACCTATCATTACCTTCAAACAGAACATGCTCACGGCAAATCTTCAAGGCTTCCTGCTGATTCAGCGGCTGTTGCATTAAATCGCAGTGATAATGTTGATCAAGCTCTGAAAAATAATAGCATGTGTAACAGACGCCAAAACTTTTTAAATTGTTGCTTTTTTGCAATGCTAAAAGCGTCGACAGCAATGCCTGGTTTAGCGCATTAAATTGTTCCTTAGGAATCGCTTGCTCGGCAGCAGGATAAATGTCATAAGATTGCATTTCCTTTAAAACAGACTCACCGGCTGCTGAAAGACGCAAATGCAAGATACGCCGGTCTTGATCGTTCGGTTTTTTTTCGATATAGCCTTTTCGCTCGAGCACTTGTAACGATTGCGAAACCGTGCCTTTGGTCAGGCCGAAATATTCGGCGACAGAGGCGGGCGTGTCGCTCATGTTATTGCATTGAGCTAAATAATCAATAATTTGTCCCTGTATCGGTTGCAAACCCAGCGAGGTGTATTTTTTTCGTTCTTCCGAACGCACCAGCGTGCTGATTCTGTCGATCAATTTAAACGTGTTTAATTCCTGCATGGTTAGTATTTGGTAAGTTGCCGCGAGAGCGATTTTGTGTGTTTACGTTATTATATACTTCGCGCGGTTACATTTGCTGGTAAGCGGGCGCGCTCTTTTGTCCGATAGCTGTTTTCGAGCCTTGCTACCGAACAAATTAGTGCTGCCATAAAAGCCGCAAACATGACTGAGTGAATTATACCCCTTACAAAGGGGGGGCCGACATACGCTTTACGATGAGGGAAGTAGGGACGGGTTGAAACCAGCTTCTTTGATGTTTTACTCACCTAGCGAGATGTCATTCACATAGCTGAACAATAAGCCTTCCTCGCTCCGTCATTTGAATTATCATGCTCGATAAAGAAACGAAATCACCGGTATGAGATATGCGTGGAGTTCAGAATCCAAAACGACTCATTACTGGGCAAAATACTCTTGGAGAACAGGCTATGCGCCTCATATTAGTCAGAATACCTGCCGATACGAATAAGCAGGATATCAAGCGATTTTTTGAACCTCTACTTAAACGAAGGTTTTTTTTCAAAAAAAAGAGCATCGAAAATATTGAAATATTGAAACTGCATGATTCCAGCACTAATTCCTGCGAATATCACGCACTAGTGACTATAGAGCCCGATTCGTTTGCTAAACGGGCAATATTGAAATTGAATCGAAAACCGATCAACGGTAAGCATATTGCTGTCAGGGAATATCACAATCGCTATTGGCATAACGATCTACGGCAACAAAATAACACTTTAAATCCTAATATGCCCAATAGACGCATTATGGATAGGCGGCGCAAAAATTTACGCGTATTAGAGAGCGATGATATTCGTATTACCGGACATAAAAATTTTCACCGTACTTTTTAATGTAAAAAAATTTCGGCATAAGCCATGTCCCCTTAGAAATCAATGTCTGACACTATACCTTTCGCACTTCAAATTTCGGCAATGTCCGAGGAGGCGTAGGCCGGCTGTTAAAGGGGCCGTGAACACGTCCATTCTGACATAGGCTTTGCTGGATCCCCTCCGGTGCTTCCTTATGCATCGCCGAAATGTGAAATGCGAAATGCATAAATGGCTATGGTTTAAATTGGAGAATCGCTACTAAAACGATAAAGCGGTGTCATATCCGACAGAAGTATGGTATACAAAAATGAAATTCCCGACTCCGAAGGAGGGTATCCGCCATGAATTCAAATGATCTTTTCGGTGCACGGCAATTATTGAATCCTGACCGTGCAAGCCCGTTGTCCTACTATCGTCTTGCGAGTTTAGAGTCTGCCGGCGCCGCCGATCTTGATCGCTTGCCTCATACGATTAAAATCCTGCTCGAAAGCCTGTTGCGCAACTGCGACGGTTATTCGATCACCGAAGACCATGTACTCGGCCTCGCCGGTTGGCAGGCGCAAGGTTCCAGGCGGGAAATTCCCTACAAACCGGCTAGGGTCATCCTCCAGGACTTTACCGGCGTGCCGGCGCTTGTCGATCTGGCCGCGATGCGCGATGCGATGAGCGAATTGGGCGGCGATCCGAAAAAAATCAATCCGTTCATCCCTTGCGATCTGGTGATCGACCATTCGGTACAGGTGGATTATTTCGGCAAAGCCAATGCCTTGCCGATGAATGAAGCGGTCGAGTTTCAACGTAATCAAGAACGCTATGAATTCCTGAAATGGGGACAATCGGCCTTTCAGAATCTACGCGTGGTGCCGCCGTCCACCGGTATCGTTCATCAAGTCAATCTCGAATATCTCGCTCGAGTCGTCTTTCACAACAAAAGCAACAAATTGTGTTATCCCGACAGTTGCGTCGGCACCGATTCGCATACGCCGATGGTGAACGGTCTGGGCGTGCTGGCCTGGGGCGTCGGCGGCATCGAGGCCGAGGCGGTCATTCTAGATCAGCCCATTTACATGCTCGAACCGGATGTGGTCGGCATTAAGTTGACCGGTAAATTACCACCGGGCGTGACCGCGACCGATCTGGTGCTGCGCATCACCGAGTTGTGCCGGCAGTTCGGCGTCGTCGGTCAATTTGTCGAGTTTTACGGTTCCGGTTTGTCCCAACTTAGTATTCCGGACCGTGCGACCATCAGTAACATGGCCCCGGAGCAAGGTTCGACGGTGAGTTTTTTTCCGGTCGATGAGGCGGCTTTGAGTTATATGCGCCTCACCGGGCGCAGCTCCGAACAAATCGAGCTCACCGAACGCTATGCCAAGCTACAAGGGCTGTTTCGCACCGACGATGCGCCGGAGCCCGAATTTACCCGCACGCTGGAAGTCGATCTCGGCGAAATCGAACCGGCACTGGCCGGCCCCAAGCGTCCTCAGGACCGAATTCCGCTGAGCCAAGTCGGGCCGACTTACCGGCAGACGCTGACTGCCCCGGTCGGCATTCGCGGCATGGGCCTTGCCGAAAGCGATCTCGATCGCTGCGGCGTGGTTTCGAGCCAAGGTGCCTGCGAAACGAT
It includes:
- a CDS encoding accessory factor UbiK family protein, which translates into the protein MFDPKAIDDIANRLANAMPPGLSHLKEDLEKNFHAVLQGTLGKLDLVTREEFEVQKAVLTKTRTKLEDLEIRVAALEKQLDQNPSDQANG
- a CDS encoding helix-turn-helix domain-containing protein, which translates into the protein MQELNTFKLIDRISTLVRSEERKKYTSLGLQPIQGQIIDYLAQCNNMSDTPASVAEYFGLTKGTVSQSLQVLERKGYIEKKPNDQDRRILHLRLSAAGESVLKEMQSYDIYPAAEQAIPKEQFNALNQALLSTLLALQKSNNLKSFGVCYTCYYFSELDQHYHCDLMQQPLNQQEALKICREHVLFEGNDR
- a CDS encoding RNA-binding protein; translated protein: MRLILVRIPADTNKQDIKRFFEPLLKRRFFFKKKSIENIEILKLHDSSTNSCEYHALVTIEPDSFAKRAILKLNRKPINGKHIAVREYHNRYWHNDLRQQNNTLNPNMPNRRIMDRRRKNLRVLESDDIRITGHKNFHRTF